One genomic segment of Chthoniobacterales bacterium includes these proteins:
- a CDS encoding P-II family nitrogen regulator, protein MKKLEAIIKPFKLEEVKEALAELGIEGMTVTEVKGFGRQKGHTEIYRGSEYTVDFLPKIKIEIVLPDARVDAAVSAIVNAEI, encoded by the coding sequence ATGAAAAAGCTCGAAGCGATCATCAAGCCGTTCAAACTCGAGGAAGTAAAGGAAGCCCTGGCCGAGCTCGGCATCGAGGGCATGACCGTTACAGAAGTGAAAGGCTTCGGCCGCCAGAAAGGGCACACAGAAATTTATCGCGGCAGCGAATACACCGTCGATTTTCTGCCGAAAATCAAAATCGAAATCGTCTTGCCCGACGCGCGCGTCGATGCCGCGGTGAGCGCGATCGTCAACGCTGAGATC